One Helianthus annuus cultivar XRQ/B chromosome 12, HanXRQr2.0-SUNRISE, whole genome shotgun sequence genomic region harbors:
- the LOC110901592 gene encoding uncharacterized protein LOC110901592, with translation MAPQSENSSQDGEKAIYLRWPVPTEPESNTTVARKALEKHNEDAVEVACLMQATMSPDLQKNMEHKDAYDMIQQLKGMFEKQPRQERFDTMKQLVSCKMLEGSCVSTHVLKIKGYINHMNKLGYPLQDEMAANFILNSLPSSYDQFIMNYNMNAWVIIVPELHGMLKTAEMNIPHKTNRVLMVKSGGVKKPNNKKRDHKRKGKRKVVVAARNATNNKHVAKPQAPKERQCFECN, from the coding sequence ATGGCACCGCAATCTGAGAATAGTTCTCAAGATGGCGAAAAAGCTATATATCTCAGATGGCCAGTCCCTACCGAGCCTGAAAGTAACACTACTGTTGCTCGTAAGGCACTCGAAAAGCATaacgaggatgccgttgaggtagCTTGCCTTATGCAAGCCACCATGTCTCCTGATCTTCAGAAGAACATGGAACATAAAGATGCTTATGACATGATCCAGCAACTGAAAGGCATGTTTGAGAAACAACCCCGACAGGAGCGATTTGACACCATGAAACAACTTGTAAGCTGTAAAATGCTAGAAGGATCATGTGTGAGTACTCATGTGCTTAAGATAAAAGGATACATTAACCATATGAACAAACTTGGTTATCCCCTGCAAGATGAAATGGCAGCGAACTTCATCTTGAACTCTCTCCCTAGCTCATATGACCAGTTCATTATGAACTATAATATGAATGCTTGGGTGATAATTGTGCCTGAGCTACATGgtatgctcaaaacggccgagATGAACATTCCACATAAAACTAACCGAGTTCTAATGGTCAAGTCTGGTGGTGTTAAGAAGCCCAATAACAAGAAAAGGGATCATAAGAGAAAAGGTAAGAGAAAGGTTGTTGTTGCTGCCAGAAATGCCACCAACAACAAGCATGTTGCAAAACCACAAGCTCCCAAGGAGCGTCAGTGCTTTGAATGCAACTAA